In a genomic window of Arthrobacter woluwensis:
- a CDS encoding ATP-binding cassette domain-containing protein, translating to MTGGPAAALVEARDLVKEFRARGGGRRAPREAVRAVDGVSLSIREGEMFGLVGESGSGKTTLGQAILRMHQPDAGSVRFRGQEILDLPRSELRGLRRRMQYVFQDPFGALNPRLRIVTAIGEPMRTHGLASRDDERQRVIEVLEQCGMGADALDRYPHEFSGGQRQRIVIARAMALQPEFVVADEPVSALDVSVQGQIVNLLCDLREERRTSFLFISHDLSVVEHMCTSVAIMYRGAIVEQGSREQIFDDPRHPYTRELLDAVPILSPRDRGQRRRRGSDRSWDAPGEPRPELRDVGGGHLVALPGE from the coding sequence ATGACGGGCGGTCCCGCGGCGGCGCTTGTCGAAGCGCGCGACCTCGTGAAGGAGTTCCGCGCGCGAGGCGGCGGCCGACGTGCTCCCCGGGAGGCCGTGCGTGCCGTGGACGGCGTGAGTCTGAGCATCCGTGAGGGGGAGATGTTCGGACTGGTCGGCGAGTCGGGAAGCGGCAAGACGACTCTGGGCCAGGCCATCCTGCGGATGCACCAGCCGGATGCCGGATCCGTGCGTTTCCGCGGACAGGAGATCCTGGACTTGCCGCGCTCTGAACTCCGTGGACTCCGACGGCGGATGCAGTACGTGTTTCAGGACCCCTTCGGGGCGCTGAACCCGCGGCTGCGCATCGTCACGGCTATCGGCGAGCCGATGCGAACCCATGGCCTGGCGTCCCGCGACGATGAACGGCAGCGGGTCATCGAGGTGCTGGAACAGTGCGGGATGGGCGCGGACGCCTTGGACCGCTACCCGCACGAATTCTCCGGCGGGCAGCGCCAGCGGATCGTCATTGCGAGGGCGATGGCCCTGCAACCGGAGTTCGTCGTGGCGGACGAGCCGGTCTCAGCCCTCGACGTCTCCGTGCAAGGGCAGATCGTGAACCTCCTCTGCGATCTGCGCGAGGAACGGCGGACCTCATTCCTGTTCATCTCGCACGATCTGAGCGTGGTGGAACACATGTGCACCTCCGTGGCGATCATGTATCGCGGGGCCATCGTGGAGCAGGGGAGCCGTGAGCAGATCTTCGACGACCCGCGTCACCCGTACACGCGGGAACTGCTGGACGCGGTCCCGATCCTGAGTCCGCGGGATCGCGGGCAGCGGCGTCGGCGCGGAAGTGATCGTTCCTGGGATGCTCCAGGGGAACCGCGCCCTGAACTGCGGGATGTCGGAGGTGGCCACCTGGTGGCGCTGCCTGGGGAGTGA
- a CDS encoding MerR family transcriptional regulator: MLSIGEIAHSTGVSRRMLRHWENEGLLAPAVVDPATGYRRYQDSQLGRVRAIAELRTLGFGLAEIGQLLDPRLGRTTLESLLTHQEDALQQQITEASARLVHVRRRLDIIRSESQEIAMNLTLTALPAVEFWGLSTTVLDETEIGHAVHDLRRRLPWAGDELVLLYDGTSDDRITVSAGTIVRPESEVAGKIVAQEAAAGVSVDFDVLPENIADAWVLIETELDKRRLASFGVYRQIHGSNGGVTLQAPIRERH; the protein is encoded by the coding sequence ATGTTGAGTATCGGAGAGATCGCGCACAGCACCGGGGTTTCGCGGCGCATGCTGCGGCACTGGGAGAACGAGGGGCTGCTGGCCCCGGCCGTCGTCGACCCGGCGACGGGCTACCGGCGTTACCAGGACAGCCAGTTGGGCCGGGTGAGAGCCATAGCCGAACTGCGTACGCTCGGGTTCGGTCTCGCGGAGATCGGGCAGCTGCTCGATCCGCGGCTCGGACGGACCACGCTGGAATCACTGCTGACCCATCAAGAGGACGCCCTCCAGCAGCAGATCACCGAAGCCTCGGCACGTCTGGTTCACGTCCGGCGCCGGCTGGACATCATCCGGAGCGAATCACAGGAGATCGCCATGAATCTGACCCTCACCGCGCTGCCCGCAGTGGAATTCTGGGGCCTGAGCACCACCGTCCTCGACGAAACGGAGATCGGCCACGCGGTGCATGACCTGCGACGGCGACTGCCGTGGGCTGGTGACGAGCTGGTTCTGCTGTACGACGGAACGAGCGATGACCGGATCACCGTGTCGGCCGGGACGATCGTCCGTCCCGAGTCTGAAGTGGCCGGGAAGATCGTCGCACAGGAAGCCGCGGCCGGAGTGAGCGTCGATTTCGACGTCCTACCGGAGAACATCGCCGATGCCTGGGTCCTCATCGAAACCGAGCTGGATAAGCGGCGCTTGGCCAGTTTCGGGGTGTACCGGCAGATCCACGGTTCGAACGGAGGAGTCACACTGCAGGCGCCCATCCGAGAGCGCCACTGA
- a CDS encoding NUDIX domain-containing protein: MSDYVASIRSRIGNDLLLLPGVTAVIRHGDRFLLARHRHSGLWSLIGGGVEPAEEPAEALAREVSEETGARIRIRGIVGAYGGPHLMTTYPNGDRVGYVTTAYDCELLDEPKPALEELLELGWFPRGAIKNLPRHRWIDRVIDDAHG, encoded by the coding sequence ATGTCCGACTACGTTGCCTCGATACGCTCACGAATCGGGAACGATCTCCTCCTTCTGCCGGGGGTCACGGCCGTCATCAGGCATGGTGATCGGTTCCTGCTCGCCCGGCACCGCCACTCGGGTCTGTGGAGCCTCATCGGTGGCGGGGTCGAGCCCGCCGAAGAACCCGCGGAGGCGCTGGCCCGCGAAGTGTCCGAAGAGACCGGGGCGCGCATCCGCATCCGCGGAATCGTCGGCGCTTATGGAGGACCACACCTGATGACCACCTACCCCAACGGCGATCGCGTCGGATACGTGACCACGGCCTACGATTGCGAGCTGCTGGACGAGCCGAAGCCCGCCTTGGAGGAACTGCTGGAACTCGGCTGGTTCCCGCGGGGCGCCATCAAGAACCTCCCACGTCACCGGTGGATCGACCGGGTGATCGACGACGCCCACGGGTGA
- a CDS encoding MFS transporter, which translates to MNDRGGRTDAVDAGRPPEALSFRAFRLFWSATTIRAVGSTIAGVAFQILIVTVIAATPFQIGILSALSVVPYLFLGLIIGALMDRWNRQRTLVLTSVGRAIVLAAIPVLILCNALSFWTLAAVVLALGILTLFAQSAEQPFLPHLVPRSMLVSANARLGQSETVAGTAGPALGGALFTLLGAPALFAFEAVMHAVSAVLQSQIRVAETAPPPRPQGRHIGHDIAEGMRFTYGHRTLRPLALSVHTWFLGNSIVVTVFAVFVLRELAMPAWALGVALAFGGVGGFLGALLSPSIGARIGAGRAILFGRCLVVVPWAVLALAPLNPAGGPAGPIALLAGAQFLYGLSMGIEDANEISYRQAAAPDGIQGRMNATIRTTNRIVFFCGALAAGGLATWLGYQVSLGLAALVFLIAALIVAFSPLRQARHEDVSRASI; encoded by the coding sequence ATGAACGATCGCGGCGGTCGCACTGATGCTGTCGACGCCGGACGTCCGCCCGAGGCGCTCAGTTTCCGGGCGTTCCGGCTGTTCTGGAGTGCTACGACCATCCGTGCCGTCGGGAGCACGATCGCCGGCGTCGCTTTCCAGATACTGATCGTCACGGTCATCGCCGCGACACCGTTCCAGATCGGGATCCTGAGCGCGCTCAGTGTCGTCCCGTACCTGTTCCTCGGATTGATCATCGGCGCCCTGATGGACCGCTGGAATCGCCAGCGCACGTTGGTCCTGACCAGCGTCGGCCGGGCGATCGTTCTCGCAGCCATTCCCGTTCTGATCCTGTGCAACGCACTCAGCTTCTGGACCCTCGCAGCAGTGGTCCTCGCGCTGGGCATCTTGACGCTGTTCGCCCAGTCCGCGGAGCAGCCGTTTTTGCCGCACCTGGTCCCGCGCTCCATGCTGGTGTCGGCGAACGCACGCCTCGGGCAGAGCGAGACCGTCGCGGGCACTGCCGGGCCGGCCCTCGGTGGCGCACTCTTCACTCTGCTCGGGGCACCGGCTCTGTTCGCCTTCGAAGCAGTGATGCATGCGGTCTCCGCCGTGCTGCAGTCGCAGATCAGAGTCGCAGAGACGGCGCCTCCGCCGCGTCCGCAAGGCCGGCACATCGGCCACGACATCGCAGAAGGCATGCGTTTCACGTACGGCCACAGGACCCTGCGACCGCTCGCTCTCTCGGTGCACACCTGGTTCCTCGGGAACAGCATCGTCGTCACGGTTTTCGCGGTGTTCGTGCTGCGCGAGCTCGCGATGCCCGCATGGGCGCTGGGGGTCGCTCTGGCGTTCGGCGGGGTGGGCGGCTTCCTCGGAGCGCTGCTCTCCCCGTCGATCGGCGCCAGGATCGGCGCAGGGCGAGCCATCCTCTTCGGCCGCTGTCTCGTCGTCGTGCCCTGGGCCGTCCTGGCGCTCGCACCGCTCAACCCGGCCGGCGGCCCTGCCGGGCCGATCGCTCTCTTGGCGGGCGCTCAGTTCCTTTACGGTCTTTCGATGGGAATCGAAGACGCCAACGAGATCTCCTATCGTCAGGCGGCTGCGCCCGACGGGATTCAGGGACGCATGAACGCGACCATCCGCACCACGAACCGGATCGTCTTCTTCTGTGGGGCGCTGGCAGCAGGTGGACTGGCGACCTGGCTGGGGTACCAGGTCAGTCTCGGATTGGCGGCGCTCGTATTCCTGATCGCCGCGCTGATCGTCGCCTTCTCACCCCTGCGCCAGGCCCGGCATGAAGACGTTTCGAGAGCCTCCATCTGA
- a CDS encoding alpha/beta fold hydrolase: MAETEPLYLFIVGTRKYFRFMTFVETYDGGRLWFEVRRGASHVGLPLLLIQGRALDHHGWDSAREDFQDRTTILFDHRGTGLSTSSFTPGWSARDFAADIVTILDAAGFDRVHVYGHSMGGRIAQWLGAENAERVVALVLGGTSVGDERGLPRPAGALSALASGDPQALAALFYPDAWIAKNPDKVFSVLPAPASPEAARIHGAASDRRDGPRLESIRTPTLIVHGTDDRLADPENAEILGRHIPHATTLLVPGARHAYWIGDPAPHLQVREFLAAHDED; the protein is encoded by the coding sequence GTGGCCGAGACCGAGCCCCTTTACCTCTTTATTGTCGGAACCCGGAAGTACTTTCGGTTCATGACTTTCGTGGAGACATACGACGGCGGGCGGCTCTGGTTCGAGGTGCGTCGAGGAGCGTCGCACGTCGGGCTTCCCCTCCTGCTGATCCAAGGCAGAGCCCTCGATCATCACGGGTGGGACTCCGCTCGTGAGGACTTCCAGGACAGGACGACCATCCTCTTCGACCATCGGGGAACGGGCCTCAGCACGTCATCGTTCACCCCTGGGTGGTCAGCCAGAGATTTCGCAGCGGACATCGTGACGATCCTGGATGCGGCAGGGTTCGACAGAGTCCACGTTTACGGCCATTCCATGGGAGGCCGAATCGCGCAGTGGCTGGGGGCCGAGAATGCGGAGCGTGTAGTGGCCCTGGTGCTGGGCGGAACGTCGGTCGGTGACGAGCGCGGACTACCCCGGCCTGCTGGAGCCCTGAGTGCTCTGGCGTCCGGAGACCCGCAAGCACTCGCTGCCCTTTTCTATCCTGATGCCTGGATCGCCAAGAACCCGGACAAGGTGTTCAGCGTGCTTCCCGCTCCCGCTTCCCCGGAAGCGGCGCGCATTCACGGGGCGGCCTCCGACCGCCGGGACGGCCCGAGGCTGGAGAGCATCAGGACGCCCACGCTGATCGTTCACGGCACCGACGACCGACTCGCGGACCCGGAAAACGCTGAAATCCTGGGCCGTCACATCCCGCACGCCACAACCCTCTTGGTTCCGGGCGCCCGTCATGCGTATTGGATCGGCGACCCGGCTCCTCACCTCCAGGTCAGGGAATTCCTCGCCGCCCACGACGAGGATTGA
- a CDS encoding GNAT family N-acetyltransferase has product MAFTLRPSVPGDIDWLVELRAVVLRADLERLGRYDDVLVRERMRKAFVPEWSRIVISDGAEVGSITARPDGNVRWIEHFYLSPDVQGRGIGSSVLQSVLNEPHHGVTRLNVLQGSAARRLYERVGFVADHEDEVDVFMTLRTRRPPNGRS; this is encoded by the coding sequence ATGGCTTTTACCCTGCGTCCCAGCGTGCCCGGTGACATCGACTGGTTGGTGGAGCTCCGAGCCGTCGTCCTTCGGGCCGACCTCGAGCGCCTCGGCCGGTATGACGATGTGCTGGTGCGCGAACGAATGCGCAAGGCCTTCGTGCCCGAGTGGTCCAGGATCGTCATCTCGGATGGAGCCGAGGTGGGGTCGATCACGGCCCGCCCCGACGGGAACGTCCGCTGGATCGAGCACTTCTACTTGTCACCGGACGTGCAGGGACGGGGAATCGGATCGTCCGTCCTCCAGTCGGTGCTGAATGAGCCGCACCACGGAGTCACCCGCCTCAACGTGCTGCAAGGAAGCGCGGCTCGCCGTCTCTATGAGCGGGTCGGGTTTGTTGCGGACCACGAGGACGAGGTCGACGTCTTCATGACGCTGCGAACCAGAAGACCGCCGAACGGCCGTTCCTGA
- a CDS encoding branched-chain amino acid ABC transporter substrate-binding protein: MATAVALGMVMSGCANQSGSGSTATSGGDGGKVNIPAISKVDVPSAAVLPAGDGKAKCPDSTTIAYAGAETGPNAQLGINIFNGIQLAVNQHNAANPGCKVQFKKFDTEGDPNKATGPVTQIVSEADIIGVVGLPFSGESKATGNIFEQKGLVHITPSATNPNLTKNGWTTFYRALGNDAVQGPAAAKFLTDKLMAKKVYVVQDDSDYGIGLGTQTSQALGSAMVGSDKVITGQKDFSAVISKIMNSKADTVYYAGYYAEAAPFDQQLVAKGFTGSFVGPDGVKDGQFIKQAGDASTNSFFTCPCIPGELIPSFESEYKKLTNAEPGTYSIEGYDAATVLLSGIDHGKQTRADLLAWVKAYDADGLSKHYKWDSTGELATPDVYGYKVENGKIAPIGVIGK, encoded by the coding sequence ATGGCTACGGCGGTGGCACTCGGCATGGTGATGTCCGGCTGCGCCAACCAGAGCGGCTCGGGCTCCACGGCCACCTCGGGTGGCGATGGAGGCAAGGTGAACATCCCCGCGATCTCCAAGGTGGATGTCCCCTCGGCCGCGGTGCTCCCTGCCGGGGACGGCAAGGCCAAGTGCCCTGACTCCACCACGATCGCCTACGCCGGCGCCGAAACCGGTCCCAATGCCCAATTGGGCATCAACATCTTCAACGGCATCCAGCTGGCCGTCAATCAGCACAACGCCGCCAACCCTGGTTGTAAGGTCCAGTTCAAGAAGTTCGACACGGAAGGCGATCCCAACAAGGCCACCGGTCCTGTCACGCAGATCGTCTCGGAAGCGGACATCATCGGCGTCGTCGGCCTGCCGTTCTCCGGAGAGTCCAAGGCCACGGGCAACATCTTCGAACAGAAGGGCCTGGTGCACATCACGCCTTCCGCCACCAACCCGAATCTGACCAAGAACGGCTGGACCACCTTCTACCGCGCTCTCGGCAATGACGCCGTCCAGGGCCCGGCCGCGGCCAAGTTCCTCACGGACAAGCTGATGGCCAAGAAGGTCTACGTCGTGCAGGACGACTCGGACTACGGCATCGGTCTGGGCACCCAGACCTCTCAGGCCCTCGGTTCCGCCATGGTCGGTTCCGACAAGGTCATCACCGGCCAGAAGGACTTCTCCGCGGTGATCTCCAAGATCATGAACTCCAAGGCTGACACGGTCTACTACGCCGGGTACTACGCCGAAGCCGCACCCTTCGACCAGCAGCTGGTGGCCAAGGGCTTCACCGGTTCCTTCGTGGGCCCGGACGGTGTGAAGGACGGCCAGTTCATCAAGCAGGCCGGCGATGCTTCCACCAACTCCTTCTTCACCTGCCCGTGCATCCCGGGTGAGCTGATCCCGTCCTTCGAGTCCGAGTACAAGAAGCTGACCAACGCCGAACCGGGCACCTACTCGATCGAAGGTTACGACGCCGCCACCGTGCTGCTGTCCGGCATCGATCACGGTAAGCAGACCCGGGCGGACCTTCTCGCGTGGGTCAAGGCCTACGACGCCGATGGCCTCTCCAAGCACTACAAGTGGGATTCCACCGGCGAACTGGCGACTCCTGATGTTTACGGCTACAAGGTCGAAAACGGCAAGATCGCCCCGATCGGCGTGATCGGCAAGTAA
- a CDS encoding branched-chain amino acid ABC transporter permease, with the protein MAIIASALTAVVVERVAYKPLRKRKAPRLAFLITAIGVSFAIQYLIYWWRGPSPEAALTMFRPLPIFEVFGTIIDSQQLVIIIAAVILMVATDQFIRKSKTGRGIRAVAQDPDTATLMGVNKEKIILTTFAIGGVLAGAAALFYVMKIPSGVQYNGGFILGVKAFAAAVLGGIGNVRGALLGGLLIGLIGNYGQVLLGSSQWTDVVAFVVLVLVLVVRPEGILGSSLGKSKA; encoded by the coding sequence GTGGCCATCATCGCCTCGGCCCTCACCGCCGTCGTCGTGGAGCGCGTGGCATACAAACCGCTGCGCAAGCGCAAAGCCCCCCGGCTGGCGTTCCTCATCACCGCGATCGGTGTCTCCTTCGCCATCCAGTACCTCATCTACTGGTGGCGCGGACCCAGCCCGGAAGCGGCGCTGACCATGTTCCGGCCGCTCCCCATCTTCGAGGTGTTCGGCACCATCATCGATTCCCAGCAGCTGGTGATCATCATCGCCGCCGTCATCCTGATGGTGGCCACGGACCAGTTCATCCGGAAGTCCAAGACGGGCCGCGGCATCCGCGCCGTGGCGCAGGATCCGGACACCGCGACACTCATGGGTGTCAACAAGGAGAAGATCATCCTCACCACCTTCGCGATCGGCGGTGTCCTGGCCGGAGCGGCAGCCCTGTTCTACGTCATGAAGATCCCGTCCGGCGTGCAGTACAACGGCGGGTTCATCCTCGGCGTCAAGGCCTTCGCCGCGGCGGTCCTGGGCGGTATCGGCAATGTGCGCGGCGCCCTGCTGGGCGGCCTGCTGATCGGCCTGATCGGCAACTACGGGCAGGTGCTGCTGGGCAGTTCGCAGTGGACGGACGTCGTGGCGTTCGTGGTCCTGGTCCTCGTCCTCGTGGTCCGTCCCGAAGGCATCCTCGGAAGCTCGCTTGGAAAGAGTAAGGCATGA
- a CDS encoding branched-chain amino acid ABC transporter permease: MSTTDGPTLIPDSAADQAIADREAKGRRRQGWFPGLGDKWNALPRHIQWLWLMVIVVIAYLLPILNPPFITTEPGNNWQIALAQMAVYALVAVGLNVVVGYAGLLDLGYVAFFAVGSYTAAMFTSPDSPYLHIPYLWTLPLAMAITMFFGVLLGVPTLRLRGDYLAIVTLGFGEIVRILATIIPAMKGQVGFQNVGHPPGTDSDGQPIFLNSNGTPWYWLTLTVIIIVLLLAGNLERSRVGRAWIAIREDEDAAEIMGVPTFKYKVWAFAIGASVGGLSGALFAGQVGFVNNQKFDIATSILFLAAVVLGGTGNKVGAILGGALVAYIPLRFTAVAEFKYLIFGVALVLIMIFRSGGLLPARQRLLAYGRLAYNKLKEPQTGRRAQVITDGGKAGGHE, from the coding sequence ATGAGCACCACAGACGGCCCGACCCTCATCCCCGACTCCGCCGCAGATCAGGCGATCGCCGACCGCGAAGCCAAGGGGCGCCGTCGTCAAGGCTGGTTCCCCGGCCTCGGCGACAAATGGAACGCCCTGCCGCGTCACATCCAGTGGCTCTGGCTCATGGTGATCGTGGTCATCGCGTACCTGCTGCCCATCCTGAACCCTCCGTTCATCACCACGGAACCCGGCAACAACTGGCAGATCGCCCTGGCGCAGATGGCGGTCTACGCGCTGGTAGCGGTCGGCCTGAACGTGGTGGTCGGTTATGCCGGCCTCCTGGACCTCGGCTACGTGGCGTTCTTCGCCGTCGGCTCCTACACGGCGGCCATGTTCACCAGCCCGGATTCGCCCTACCTCCACATCCCGTACCTGTGGACCCTTCCGCTGGCCATGGCGATCACCATGTTCTTCGGGGTGCTGCTGGGCGTTCCGACGCTGCGTCTGCGCGGTGACTACCTGGCGATCGTCACGCTCGGCTTCGGTGAGATCGTGCGCATTCTGGCCACCATCATCCCGGCCATGAAAGGCCAGGTCGGTTTCCAGAACGTGGGCCATCCTCCGGGGACGGACTCCGACGGCCAGCCGATCTTCCTGAACTCGAACGGCACCCCCTGGTACTGGCTCACACTGACGGTCATCATCATCGTGCTGCTCCTGGCCGGCAACCTGGAGCGCAGTCGCGTGGGCCGCGCCTGGATCGCCATCCGCGAGGACGAGGACGCCGCGGAGATCATGGGCGTCCCCACCTTCAAGTACAAGGTGTGGGCGTTCGCCATCGGCGCGTCCGTGGGCGGTCTGTCCGGCGCCCTGTTCGCAGGGCAGGTGGGCTTCGTGAACAACCAGAAGTTCGACATCGCCACCTCCATCCTGTTCCTGGCCGCCGTGGTGCTGGGCGGCACGGGTAACAAGGTCGGCGCCATCCTGGGCGGCGCCCTGGTGGCGTACATCCCGCTGCGGTTCACCGCGGTCGCGGAGTTCAAGTACCTGATCTTCGGTGTGGCACTCGTGCTCATCATGATCTTCCGTTCCGGCGGGCTGCTTCCGGCACGTCAGCGTCTGCTGGCCTACGGGCGGCTGGCGTACAACAAGCTGAAGGAACCTCAGACGGGCCGACGCGCCCAGGTGATCACCGACGGCGGGAAGGCGGGCGGACATGAGTGA
- a CDS encoding ABC transporter ATP-binding protein, with protein MSEAVEPEIDVEALKEQGVDLKVAEKVAPERDISVNVGEPLVQVKNLTMKFGGLTALDDVTFDINRGEILGLIGPNGAGKTTCFNAMTGVYKPTSGTVTLEGKPLNGLPQHKITRRGLARTFQNIRLFGEMTALENVVVGLDARHKTSVGGALLRLPTHVREEKSAIERGMALLEFVGIADHAQFLSRHLPYGYQRRLEIARALATDPKVLCLDEPAAGFNPAEKEELMALIRTIRDDGYTVLLIEHDMKLVMGVTDRIVVLEFGKKIADAAPKEIREDPKVISAYLGEPEDELA; from the coding sequence ATGAGTGAAGCAGTCGAACCGGAAATCGACGTCGAAGCGCTGAAAGAGCAGGGCGTGGACCTTAAAGTGGCCGAGAAGGTCGCTCCGGAACGGGACATTTCGGTCAATGTGGGCGAACCCCTGGTCCAGGTGAAGAACCTGACCATGAAGTTCGGCGGTCTCACGGCCCTGGACGACGTCACGTTCGACATCAACCGCGGCGAGATCCTCGGTCTGATCGGTCCCAACGGCGCGGGGAAGACCACCTGCTTCAACGCGATGACAGGCGTCTACAAGCCGACGTCGGGGACGGTCACCCTGGAAGGCAAGCCTCTCAACGGGCTGCCTCAGCACAAGATCACCCGGCGCGGCCTGGCCCGCACCTTCCAGAACATCCGCCTTTTCGGCGAGATGACCGCCCTGGAGAACGTGGTGGTGGGACTGGACGCCCGTCACAAGACGAGCGTGGGCGGCGCCCTGCTCCGCCTTCCCACCCATGTCCGGGAGGAGAAGTCCGCCATCGAACGCGGCATGGCCCTCCTGGAATTCGTCGGCATCGCGGATCATGCGCAGTTCCTGTCCCGGCATCTGCCGTACGGCTACCAGCGAAGGCTCGAAATCGCCCGCGCTCTGGCCACGGACCCCAAGGTCCTGTGCCTGGACGAGCCGGCCGCCGGCTTCAACCCGGCGGAGAAGGAAGAGCTCATGGCGCTCATCCGGACCATCCGCGACGACGGCTACACGGTCCTGCTGATCGAGCACGACATGAAGCTGGTCATGGGGGTGACGGACCGCATCGTCGTGCTGGAATTCGGCAAGAAGATCGCCGACGCCGCGCCCAAGGAGATCCGCGAAGACCCGAAAGTCATATCCGCCTACCTCGGGGAGCCTGAAGATGAGCTTGCTTGA
- a CDS encoding ABC transporter ATP-binding protein produces MSLLELKNVSVHYGRIQAIHNMSFTVDEGEIVSLIGANGAGKTTTMRTVSGLLNPSAGSISFMGQDITSMKAHLRVVKGISQAPEGRGIFPGMTVMENLGMGSYGRKDTSGIAKDLERVFDLFPRLKERSKQFGGTMSGGEQQMLAIGRALMSNPKLLLLDEPSMGLAPQFIRQIFKIVTEINNQGTTVLLVEQNANQALARSHRAFVLETGSITHQGTGKELMANPAIKEAYLGVA; encoded by the coding sequence ATGAGCTTGCTTGAGCTGAAGAACGTGTCCGTGCACTACGGGCGCATCCAGGCCATTCACAACATGTCCTTCACCGTGGACGAAGGGGAGATCGTCTCCCTGATCGGCGCCAACGGCGCCGGGAAGACCACCACGATGCGGACCGTGTCCGGCCTGCTGAATCCGTCCGCCGGGAGCATCAGCTTCATGGGTCAGGACATCACGTCCATGAAGGCCCACCTCCGGGTGGTCAAGGGCATCTCCCAGGCGCCGGAAGGCCGCGGCATCTTCCCCGGCATGACGGTCATGGAGAACCTGGGTATGGGCTCGTACGGCCGCAAGGACACCTCCGGGATCGCCAAGGACCTCGAGCGGGTCTTCGACCTCTTCCCGAGACTGAAGGAGCGGTCCAAGCAGTTCGGCGGCACCATGAGCGGCGGCGAGCAGCAGATGCTGGCCATCGGCCGGGCGCTCATGTCCAACCCGAAGCTGCTGCTGCTGGACGAGCCGTCCATGGGTCTGGCCCCGCAGTTCATCCGCCAGATCTTCAAGATCGTCACGGAGATCAACAACCAGGGCACCACGGTGCTGCTCGTGGAGCAGAACGCCAATCAGGCCCTGGCCCGCTCGCACCGTGCGTTCGTCCTGGAGACCGGGTCAATCACCCACCAGGGGACCGGCAAGGAACTGATGGCCAACCCGGCGATCAAGGAGGCGTACCTCGGCGTCGCCTGA
- a CDS encoding SRPBCC family protein, whose product MNVDITVRTVINRPVAVVAEYAADPLNAPEWYANIKSVTLHTPETPLGVGAQMDFVAHFLGRRLSYTYEITEYEPGRRLVMRTSDGPFPMHTAYAWSAEGDGTVMTLRNTGAPSGFGAILTPFMSLAMKAATTKDLATLKRILEQR is encoded by the coding sequence ATGAACGTCGACATCACCGTCAGAACAGTGATCAACCGCCCCGTCGCCGTCGTCGCCGAGTACGCCGCCGACCCGCTGAACGCGCCGGAGTGGTATGCAAACATCAAGTCCGTCACGCTCCATACCCCGGAGACGCCGCTCGGCGTCGGCGCTCAGATGGACTTCGTGGCCCACTTCCTCGGGCGGCGGCTCAGCTACACCTACGAGATCACCGAGTACGAACCCGGACGGCGGCTCGTCATGCGGACCTCCGACGGCCCGTTCCCGATGCACACCGCCTACGCGTGGTCGGCCGAGGGTGACGGGACCGTGATGACGCTGCGGAACACGGGCGCTCCGTCCGGGTTCGGCGCGATTCTCACGCCGTTCATGAGCCTCGCGATGAAGGCCGCGACGACGAAGGATCTCGCCACCCTCAAGAGGATCCTGGAGCAGCGCTGA
- a CDS encoding adenylyltransferase/cytidyltransferase family protein yields the protein MTNTAEGRTQDYNPGPRVGITFSTFDLLHAGHIMMLAEAKRQCDYLICGLQMDPTLDRPEKNAPTQTVVERYIQLRGCQYVDEIVPYSTEQDLEDILRSFKLDVRIVGDEYMEKDFTGREYCEESGIELYFNSRDHRFSSSGLRRIVAAKEAEKADRP from the coding sequence ATGACGAACACCGCCGAAGGCCGCACCCAGGACTACAACCCCGGACCCCGGGTCGGTATCACCTTCTCCACCTTCGATCTGCTCCACGCCGGGCACATCATGATGCTCGCCGAGGCGAAGCGCCAGTGCGATTACCTGATCTGCGGGCTGCAGATGGATCCCACGCTGGACCGCCCGGAGAAGAACGCGCCCACTCAGACGGTCGTGGAACGCTACATCCAGCTCCGCGGCTGCCAGTACGTCGACGAGATCGTGCCGTACTCCACGGAACAGGACCTGGAGGACATTCTGCGGTCCTTCAAGCTCGACGTCCGGATCGTGGGCGATGAGTACATGGAGAAGGATTTCACCGGACGCGAGTACTGCGAAGAGAGTGGGATCGAGTTGTACTTCAACAGCCGCGACCACCGCTTCTCCAGCTCCGGCCTGCGCCGTATCGTGGCGGCCAAGGAAGCCGAGAAGGCCGACCGCCCATAA